A single window of Candidatus Scalindua japonica DNA harbors:
- a CDS encoding c-type cytochrome, with amino-acid sequence MKEKYRLSQKMPAISFFTIFIFLFFPLIQPYANTEEGTRTERYELKFQPEESFEIRNGRRVYQEHCSPCHGKYGKGDGNYYASDLKPKPGNFTDPDFMDQVQDEYLIEVIKKGTAAFGKSPFCPPWQYTLKEEEKIRNVVTFLRTFTVKTAR; translated from the coding sequence ATGAAAGAAAAATACAGATTAAGTCAGAAAATGCCAGCCATAAGTTTTTTTACTATATTTATCTTCTTATTTTTCCCTCTTATTCAACCTTACGCAAATACAGAAGAAGGCACCAGGACAGAAAGATACGAACTGAAATTCCAACCTGAAGAGTCGTTTGAAATTCGTAATGGCAGGAGGGTTTACCAAGAACACTGTTCACCATGTCACGGAAAATACGGAAAAGGAGATGGTAATTATTACGCAAGTGACCTTAAACCGAAACCAGGAAACTTTACTGATCCAGATTTTATGGACCAGGTGCAGGATGAATATTTGATTGAAGTTATAAAGAAAGGTACGGCCGCATTTGGAAAAAGCCCTTTCTGTCCACCATGGCAGTATACGTTGAAAGAAGAGGAAAAAATAAGAAACGTCGTCACTTTTCTACGGACTTTTACTGTTAAAACGGCAAGGTGA
- a CDS encoding ubiquinol-cytochrome c reductase iron-sulfur subunit — protein sequence MKNSTNPELVDKVEHKVHRRRFMYYGGWGVISLFLAAVLGSTIRFFFPRTLFEPPTKYTIGYLSEYTQGVNEKFKQLRRIWVVREVNKLYVIEAKCTHLGCTPNWLAAEGKFKCPCHGSGYTPDGINIEGPAPRPLDRFKVTLSENGEIMVDESVRFRGERRQWDKPGAFISV from the coding sequence ATGAAAAACAGTACAAATCCTGAATTGGTTGATAAAGTCGAGCACAAAGTACACCGAAGGAGATTTATGTACTATGGTGGATGGGGAGTTATCAGTTTATTCCTTGCCGCTGTTCTCGGTTCAACCATAAGATTCTTTTTCCCCAGAACGCTTTTTGAACCTCCAACAAAGTATACAATTGGATATCTATCTGAATACACACAGGGGGTAAACGAAAAGTTTAAACAACTGCGACGAATCTGGGTAGTCCGTGAGGTGAATAAATTATATGTAATAGAGGCAAAATGTACACACCTGGGTTGTACGCCCAACTGGCTGGCAGCAGAGGGCAAATTCAAGTGCCCATGTCATGGCAGCGGCTACACACCCGATGGGATAAATATCGAAGGACCTGCCCCCAGGCCATTGGACCGATTCAAGGTTACATTATCAGAAAATGGAGAGATTATGGTTGATGAGAGTGTCAGGTTTAGAGGAGAAAGG
- a CDS encoding carboxypeptidase regulatory-like domain-containing protein translates to MKRLCLTVLAFFILFLLATDLRAQDESQKMKEKLQKAMRELKNEIRLDVAVENPGIITGKVKCRRTRHSGDTVVYIEKAGDNNFEPPEEHGVVDQLNLIFVPHVIAVQKGTTIDFPNSDLVRHNVFSTPDSCNQFNLGTYDIGASKPVTFNESCEVPLLCNVHAEMSAYVVVLDNPYFAVTAKDGNFKVDNVPPGTYKLKTWHEKLRSEEQDVSVEGGRTVEVNFTLKKRK, encoded by the coding sequence ATGAAGAGATTATGTTTAACAGTACTCGCATTTTTTATTTTATTTCTACTTGCAACTGACTTGAGGGCCCAGGATGAATCCCAGAAAATGAAGGAGAAACTGCAAAAGGCCATGCGGGAATTAAAGAATGAGATAAGGCTGGATGTTGCGGTAGAGAATCCCGGTATTATAACAGGTAAAGTGAAATGCAGAAGGACAAGGCATTCAGGCGATACCGTTGTCTATATTGAGAAAGCTGGGGACAACAACTTTGAACCACCGGAAGAACATGGCGTTGTTGACCAGTTGAACCTGATTTTTGTTCCACACGTAATAGCAGTACAGAAAGGGACAACGATAGATTTTCCTAATAGTGACCTGGTCAGGCATAACGTATTTTCTACTCCTGACAGCTGCAACCAGTTTAATCTTGGAACGTATGACATTGGTGCTTCAAAACCTGTTACATTCAATGAGTCGTGTGAAGTACCGCTTCTATGTAACGTGCATGCGGAAATGTCCGCGTATGTTGTAGTATTAGATAACCCCTATTTTGCGGTTACAGCAAAAGATGGAAACTTTAAGGTTGATAATGTACCACCCGGAACATATAAACTAAAGACATGGCACGAAAAACTGAGGTCTGAGGAACAGGATGTATCAGTAGAAGGCGGAAGGACTGTAGAGGTAAACTTTACTTTAAAAAAACGTAAATAG